The proteins below come from a single Chryseobacterium nepalense genomic window:
- a CDS encoding DNA-directed RNA polymerase subunit omega gives MSVKDTKAEVNTITYDKDKIEDKVGSIYEAIVIMGKRAEQINAEIRTELHNKLDEFAVHNSTLEEVFENREQIEISKHYEKLPKPTSIAIEEWLNEDIYFRKTEERK, from the coding sequence ATGAGTGTAAAAGATACAAAAGCAGAAGTTAATACCATTACTTACGATAAGGATAAGATTGAAGACAAAGTAGGCTCAATCTACGAAGCGATTGTTATCATGGGAAAAAGAGCAGAGCAGATCAATGCTGAAATCCGTACGGAACTTCACAATAAGCTTGATGAGTTTGCGGTTCACAATTCTACCTTGGAAGAAGTTTTCGAAAACAGAGAGCAGATCGAAATCTCAAAGCATTACGAAAAGCTTCCGAAGCCAACTTCCATTGCTATTGAAGAATGGCTGAACGAAGATATTTACTTCAGAAAAACTGAAGAAAGAAAATAA